In a single window of the Nodularia spumigena CCY9414 genome:
- the egtD gene encoding L-histidine N(alpha)-methyltransferase — MSISKAASSNVASPKSIEERLQIQRLVPETEVVTYNAGTDVIRGLTQTSKTLPTHYFYDDRGSELFEQICELPEYYLTRTETSILQQYAGEIARITGPCELVELGSGSSTKTRIILDAYQQLGYPMLYVPIDVSAGILESSARQLLADYPSLKVHALAGTYELALAKILPSELPSRIIGFIGSTLGNLKPQECEIFLSQITNALEVGEYFLLGIDLQKPKHILEPAYDDSQGVTAAFNLNMLEHLNRRFAGNFDTTQFEHWSFYNETEHQIESYLRSLRSQSVELRALNLTVNFALGETIHTEISRKFDLKIIQEQLTAGGLVPLNVWTDPNQWFGLLLCQRQG; from the coding sequence ATGTCAATATCTAAAGCTGCTAGCAGCAATGTTGCTTCCCCAAAAAGCATTGAAGAGCGCTTGCAGATCCAACGTTTGGTTCCAGAAACGGAAGTAGTTACATATAATGCTGGAACTGATGTAATTCGGGGATTAACTCAAACATCTAAAACGCTTCCCACTCACTACTTTTATGATGATCGTGGCTCTGAGTTATTTGAGCAAATCTGTGAATTACCAGAATATTATCTGACACGCACAGAAACATCGATTTTACAGCAGTATGCTGGTGAAATTGCCAGAATAACTGGTCCTTGTGAATTGGTGGAACTTGGTAGTGGTAGCTCTACGAAAACCAGAATTATCCTAGATGCTTACCAGCAGCTAGGCTACCCCATGCTATATGTACCCATTGATGTGAGTGCGGGGATATTAGAAAGTAGTGCTAGGCAGTTATTAGCAGATTATCCTTCTTTAAAAGTTCATGCACTTGCGGGAACATACGAGTTAGCCTTGGCAAAAATCTTGCCCTCAGAATTACCAAGTCGGATAATTGGTTTTATTGGCAGCACTTTGGGTAATCTCAAACCTCAAGAGTGTGAGATTTTTCTGTCTCAAATTACTAATGCTCTGGAAGTAGGGGAGTATTTCTTGTTGGGGATAGATTTACAAAAGCCAAAACATATCTTGGAACCTGCATATGATGATAGCCAAGGTGTGACGGCGGCTTTTAACTTGAATATGTTAGAGCATTTAAATCGGCGATTTGCGGGTAATTTTGACACGACGCAGTTTGAACACTGGTCGTTTTATAACGAAACTGAACATCAAATTGAGTCGTATTTACGCAGTTTGCGATCGCAATCTGTAGAATTACGCGCTCTCAACCTGACGGTTAATTTTGCTCTGGGGGAAACTATCCACACGGAAATTTCTCGCAAATTTGACCTCAAAATTATTCAAGAGCAACTCACCGCCGGGGGTTTAGTACCTCTGAATGTGTGGACTGATCCTAATCAGTGGTTTGGTTTGTTGCTTTGTCAACGACAAGGATAA
- a CDS encoding ergothioneine biosynthesis protein EgtB translates to MISRLNQSSVKETLVRDLFECRLKTLKLFEDMDESTFCSQAHPEFSPVGWHLGHIAFTESLWLLEHSGGLPCSFPQYRKLFAADGLPKSQRVLLPNIHETHDYLDAVRKEVLQRLEFVDIEQEEALWRFLIQHESQHCEIISFVLELMKWEQGKTEEVGENISYTSPINNITEMIFIPAGEFEQGSNDTDALDNERPAHKVYLESYYIDRYPVTCGQYRLFMEAGGYQNSQWWSEAGWEWRQTQKVIKPLYWSGERNWDNHPVCGVSWYEAQAYSRFVGKRLPTEAEWEKAASWDANSGCRRIYPWGDKSPSSENCNCDRLIGHTTPVNTYPAGQSAYGLYDTLGNVWEWTGSWFDGYQGFQSYPYVGYSQVYFDNKHRVLKGGSWATRHWGLRASFRNWYDPGVYQIFAGFRCAASEVLTAE, encoded by the coding sequence GTGATATCCAGATTAAACCAATCTAGTGTCAAAGAGACTCTTGTTCGCGATTTGTTTGAATGTCGTCTGAAAACCTTGAAGCTGTTTGAGGATATGGATGAATCTACATTTTGTAGTCAGGCTCATCCTGAGTTTAGTCCGGTTGGTTGGCATTTAGGACATATTGCCTTTACTGAGTCTTTATGGTTATTAGAACACAGTGGGGGTTTGCCTTGTTCGTTTCCCCAATACAGAAAACTATTTGCGGCTGATGGTTTACCTAAATCACAACGTGTGCTGTTACCTAATATACACGAAACTCATGATTACCTGGACGCGGTGAGAAAAGAAGTTTTACAACGTCTAGAATTTGTTGATATTGAACAAGAAGAAGCTCTTTGGCGCTTTTTGATTCAGCACGAAAGCCAACACTGCGAAATTATTAGCTTTGTGCTGGAATTGATGAAGTGGGAACAGGGGAAGACAGAAGAGGTGGGAGAAAATATTAGTTATACGTCTCCCATCAATAATATTACGGAGATGATTTTCATCCCGGCTGGTGAATTTGAACAGGGAAGTAATGATACAGATGCTCTGGATAATGAGCGCCCTGCACATAAGGTGTATTTAGAGAGTTATTATATTGACCGTTATCCGGTGACTTGTGGACAGTATCGGCTGTTTATGGAGGCTGGAGGCTACCAAAATTCTCAATGGTGGTCGGAAGCGGGATGGGAATGGCGACAAACTCAGAAGGTGATTAAACCGCTTTACTGGTCTGGGGAGCGCAATTGGGATAATCATCCGGTTTGTGGTGTGAGTTGGTATGAGGCGCAAGCATATTCGCGATTTGTGGGGAAGCGGCTACCTACGGAAGCTGAGTGGGAAAAAGCTGCTAGTTGGGATGCAAATTCTGGTTGTCGGCGCATCTATCCTTGGGGGGATAAATCACCAAGTTCGGAAAATTGTAATTGCGATCGCCTCATTGGTCATACTACACCAGTAAATACCTATCCCGCCGGACAAAGTGCCTATGGTTTATACGATACTCTCGGTAATGTCTGGGAGTGGACTGGTTCCTGGTTTGATGGTTACCAGGGTTTCCAGAGTTACCCTTACGTCGGTTATTCTCAAGTTTATTTTGACAACAAGCACCGGGTTTTAAAAGGCGGGAGTTGGGCTACACGTCATTGGGGACTGCGTGCTAGTTTTCGCAATTGGTATGATCCCGGCGTGTACCAAATTTTCGCCGGTTTTCGCTGTGCTGCTAGTGAAGTGTTGACTGCTGAGTAA
- a CDS encoding DUF2256 domain-containing protein produces the protein MGRVRSKSDLPTKICPVCQRPFTWRKKWQDCWDEVKYCSERCRRRRSETKN, from the coding sequence ATGGGACGAGTTCGTTCTAAATCAGACCTACCCACAAAAATTTGTCCGGTATGTCAACGTCCCTTCACTTGGCGCAAGAAATGGCAAGATTGTTGGGACGAGGTGAAATACTGCTCAGAACGTTGCCGTCGTCGGCGTTCTGAGACTAAAAATTAA
- a CDS encoding isoaspartyl peptidase/L-asparaginase: protein MNLQVQPKVIIHGGAGSSLHGKGGLESVRRSLYPVVEAVYSLLLSGAAASEAVLLGCQMLEDDPRFNAGTGSVLQSDGQIRMSASFMDGTSGRFSGVINISRVKNPIELVHFLQSSPDRVLSDYGAAELARELQVPLFNALTDLRLKEWMQERQDNFKSTMAGVVAEPELVESSNAGRGTIGVVVLDSFGGLAVGTSTGGKGFERIGRVSDSAMPAGNYATSHAAVSCTGIGEDIIDECLAAKIVVRVTDGMFLKDAMQRSFTEASKNQRDLGAIALDASGAISWGKTSEVLLAAYHDGTSIGDTLEWNNGDLVGCA, encoded by the coding sequence ATGAATTTACAGGTGCAACCTAAAGTAATTATTCATGGCGGAGCTGGTAGTTCTCTCCACGGTAAAGGCGGATTAGAATCGGTGCGCCGATCACTATATCCGGTAGTAGAGGCAGTTTATTCTCTCCTACTGTCAGGCGCAGCTGCATCTGAGGCGGTGTTGCTGGGTTGCCAAATGTTAGAAGATGACCCCCGCTTTAATGCTGGTACGGGTTCGGTACTGCAATCTGATGGTCAAATCCGCATGAGTGCTTCCTTCATGGATGGCACTTCAGGGCGTTTTAGTGGTGTAATTAATATTTCGCGGGTAAAAAATCCCATTGAGTTGGTACACTTTTTACAAAGTTCGCCAGATCGTGTACTTTCTGATTATGGTGCTGCTGAATTGGCACGGGAGTTACAAGTTCCTTTATTCAATGCTTTAACTGATTTAAGATTAAAAGAATGGATGCAAGAGCGCCAGGATAATTTTAAAAGCACAATGGCTGGTGTGGTTGCGGAACCGGAATTGGTGGAAAGCAGTAATGCTGGACGTGGCACTATCGGTGTGGTTGTTTTAGATTCATTCGGTGGGTTGGCTGTTGGTACTTCTACTGGCGGTAAAGGCTTTGAGCGCATTGGTAGAGTCAGTGATTCTGCTATGCCCGCAGGTAATTATGCTACCAGTCATGCAGCAGTTAGCTGTACTGGCATTGGGGAAGATATCATTGATGAATGTTTAGCCGCCAAGATTGTGGTGCGGGTGACTGATGGAATGTTTCTCAAAGATGCTATGCAGCGCTCGTTTACCGAAGCTAGTAAGAATCAGCGCGATTTGGGCGCGATCGCTTTAGATGCTTCTGGGGCTATATCATGGGGGAAAACTAGTGAGGTTTTACTTGCTGCTTACCACGATGGCACAAGCATTGGTGATACTTTGGAATGGAATAATGGGGATTTAGTTGGCTGTGCTTGA
- the glmU gene encoding bifunctional UDP-N-acetylglucosamine diphosphorylase/glucosamine-1-phosphate N-acetyltransferase GlmU gives MVVVAILAAGRGTRMKSHLPKVLHSLGGRSLVERVLNSVEPLSPSRRMVIVGYEAQVVKTAMHSLNLEFVEQTQQLGTGHAIQQLLPHLEGYTGDLLVLNGDVPLLRTQTLKHLLQTHQEHQNAATILTSHLPEPQGYGRVFCNSENVVQQIVEDKDCTAAQRQNRRINAGVYCFKWQELAKVLPQLQANNAQKEYYLTDAVTQVGKVMAVDVEDYQEILGINDRRQLATAYEILQNRVKEKWMMAGVTLIDPHSITIDDTVELQPDVIIEPQTHLRGNTTIATGSCIGPGSLIENSQLGENVTVQYSVVTDSIVQTGSRIGPYAHLRGHAVVGANCRVGNFVELKNTQLGDRTNAAHLSYLGDTTTGTKVNIGAGTITANYDGVKKHPTHIGDRTKTGSNSVLVAPVTLGDDVYVAAGSTVTEDVPDNSLVIARSRQVVKQDWQKKPLDNKTTS, from the coding sequence ATGGTAGTTGTAGCAATTCTAGCGGCGGGACGTGGTACCAGGATGAAATCACACCTACCCAAAGTTTTACATTCTTTAGGTGGGCGATCGCTCGTTGAGAGAGTTCTTAACAGTGTAGAACCGCTTTCGCCTTCACGGCGGATGGTGATTGTGGGATATGAAGCCCAAGTCGTCAAAACAGCCATGCACTCCCTTAACTTGGAGTTTGTCGAACAGACTCAACAACTGGGGACAGGTCATGCAATCCAGCAATTATTACCCCACCTTGAGGGTTACACAGGGGATTTGCTGGTACTAAATGGCGATGTACCGTTATTACGCACCCAAACCCTCAAACACCTATTACAAACTCACCAAGAACATCAAAACGCCGCCACCATCCTCACCTCACATCTACCTGAACCCCAGGGCTACGGTCGCGTTTTCTGTAATAGTGAAAATGTAGTACAGCAAATCGTCGAAGATAAAGATTGTACTGCGGCTCAAAGACAAAATCGTCGAATTAACGCGGGAGTTTACTGTTTTAAATGGCAGGAATTAGCGAAAGTTCTGCCCCAATTACAGGCAAATAATGCCCAGAAAGAATATTACCTCACCGATGCTGTCACCCAAGTGGGCAAAGTCATGGCTGTTGATGTGGAAGATTACCAAGAAATTCTCGGTATCAATGATCGCCGACAACTAGCAACGGCTTACGAAATTTTACAAAACCGCGTCAAAGAAAAATGGATGATGGCTGGTGTAACCCTGATTGACCCTCACAGCATCACCATTGATGATACAGTAGAATTACAGCCAGATGTGATTATTGAACCTCAAACTCACCTGCGGGGAAATACTACGATTGCCACAGGGAGTTGCATTGGTCCTGGGAGTTTAATTGAAAATAGCCAATTGGGTGAAAACGTAACAGTGCAGTATTCTGTAGTCACAGATAGCATTGTGCAGACAGGAAGCCGAATAGGCCCTTATGCTCATTTACGTGGTCATGCAGTAGTAGGTGCTAATTGCCGAGTGGGTAATTTTGTAGAGTTAAAAAATACTCAGTTAGGCGATCGCACTAACGCCGCACATTTATCCTACTTAGGTGATACCACCACAGGTACTAAAGTAAATATTGGTGCAGGTACAATTACTGCCAACTACGACGGCGTAAAAAAACATCCTACCCACATAGGCGATCGCACTAAAACTGGTTCCAATAGTGTTTTAGTAGCACCAGTCACTTTAGGAGACGATGTTTATGTCGCAGCAGGTTCAACTGTCACCGAAGACGTACCTGATAATTCTTTAGTAATTGCCCGTAGTCGTCAAGTAGTTAAACAAGATTGGCAAAAGAAACCACTTGACAATAAAACCACTTCATGA
- a CDS encoding GAF domain-containing protein has translation MGQPQKSFTDEQQIVALNNVLQSLREEDDINILISTTISYIQKQFDYSVIWIAVYDRHKHTLCGKGGVIPDKNTNFLYKQVVLNPGDILEQVVIEQGPLGVVDLRNEPRAAIWQEFGKKFNIQGTIFWPIRHKNRFLGLLLLGSQRWGYLLPGDSKTRLTIVLGTLGAILYQKEIDLQKQQTKQPNEPLLKLLENLRVLDNLDQRLKAVVEATHAFVAPSRTNIYWFERQGRYFWCRMSNHLANMGRNSPDSTQAAGMTVLELSELYYALSVNEIVWIGDARSSLKSHFTAKLLQRLRVRSLLAAPIIWKKDLLGFLAVEGNEPRIWAEADQNFVQGAAGLISLVAPIDSMETTIQQIQDDTQLTSQVAQAIYNKDDLNETLSTCATQVLQRLAATRFLVLQYEFDQNNYQIIYQSQPHKRRLLTFNFHNLVEVDSSLLKSATSAVEVEKLDEDLRFFNWRNSLLENGVRSLLICNCTQGHAPKVLLLITHETYRTWSTLEKQLLWVVSQQIGVIVQQWQLRSDNERQQKVLYSIQQCLRILEQSDPSQTDATAAKDLERTVLEQIASILGCPLVLMLSWSSGETDAEIIVKPIADDQFAIVADAQVTIEYEALIQWALSQNGYLNFAVEHLPPATRAWLNGPGIGQILIIALRTAAIYEPTAVVVIADSKERQWLQLSLDATQTLLNQFAWSRRQQRITQLLESRNLELQQLNWYKHSRLEEIQRTTALLLRQIHDLGIPSHDLTRTRYQLLLQQLDQTTASMTGLLKQEQWHLHKSGETMPISSLLKRSLERVETLFQQHKLWVSVHGLGQSGAEQESVNNSSFLQGIHTSSYPSPMAIAGDIVKFELVLHQLLVFACHRSQRGGRIDIWCRRSDEQLLELSITDNGIIETQLLAELDQNTPKDVLALSVLDQPPGLHLLICQNLMQQLGGELHIYQLPDSRVVSRLILPLAVKNY, from the coding sequence ATGGGGCAACCACAAAAATCTTTCACTGACGAACAACAGATTGTAGCCTTGAACAACGTCCTCCAAAGCTTGAGAGAAGAGGATGATATTAACATTCTAATTTCAACTACTATTTCCTATATCCAAAAACAGTTTGACTATAGTGTGATTTGGATTGCAGTTTACGATCGCCATAAGCACACATTATGTGGCAAAGGTGGCGTTATACCTGATAAAAACACAAATTTTTTATATAAACAGGTTGTGCTTAATCCCGGCGACATATTAGAGCAAGTCGTTATTGAACAAGGACCATTAGGGGTAGTAGATTTACGTAACGAACCCCGTGCCGCAATATGGCAAGAATTTGGCAAAAAATTTAACATCCAAGGCACGATTTTTTGGCCAATTCGCCATAAAAATCGGTTTTTAGGTTTACTATTACTCGGTTCACAACGTTGGGGTTACTTATTACCAGGAGACTCCAAGACAAGATTGACAATAGTTCTAGGGACACTAGGAGCAATACTGTATCAAAAAGAGATAGATTTACAGAAACAGCAAACTAAACAGCCTAATGAACCATTATTAAAATTACTAGAAAATTTACGTGTCCTTGATAATCTAGATCAAAGGCTGAAAGCAGTCGTAGAAGCAACTCATGCATTTGTCGCTCCCAGTCGGACAAATATTTATTGGTTTGAGCGACAAGGGCGTTACTTTTGGTGTCGGATGAGCAATCATCTGGCGAATATGGGGCGTAATTCTCCCGATTCCACACAAGCAGCCGGAATGACGGTGCTGGAGTTGAGCGAATTGTATTATGCTTTGTCAGTGAATGAAATTGTGTGGATTGGTGATGCACGTAGTTCTCTCAAAAGCCATTTTACGGCCAAATTGTTACAACGCTTGCGGGTGCGATCGCTATTAGCAGCACCAATTATCTGGAAAAAGGATCTACTCGGTTTTCTGGCTGTAGAAGGTAATGAACCACGAATTTGGGCAGAAGCGGATCAAAATTTTGTCCAAGGTGCGGCGGGGCTAATTTCTTTGGTTGCTCCTATCGACAGCATGGAAACCACCATTCAACAAATTCAAGATGATACGCAGCTGACTAGTCAAGTTGCCCAAGCTATTTATAACAAAGATGATTTAAACGAAACTTTGTCCACCTGTGCGACACAAGTTTTGCAGCGACTAGCTGCTACCCGCTTTTTAGTATTACAATACGAATTTGATCAGAATAATTATCAAATTATCTACCAAAGCCAACCTCATAAACGCCGACTTTTGACATTCAATTTCCATAATCTCGTAGAAGTGGATAGTTCTTTATTGAAATCTGCTACCAGTGCAGTAGAAGTGGAGAAATTGGATGAAGATCTGCGGTTTTTTAACTGGCGAAATTCTCTGCTAGAAAATGGTGTGCGATCGCTGTTAATTTGTAATTGTACTCAAGGTCATGCACCAAAAGTGCTGCTACTGATCACTCACGAAACTTATCGCACTTGGTCAACCTTAGAAAAACAACTGCTGTGGGTTGTGAGTCAACAAATTGGTGTGATTGTCCAGCAATGGCAACTGCGAAGTGATAATGAGCGCCAACAAAAGGTATTGTATAGTATTCAGCAATGTTTGCGGATTCTCGAACAAAGCGACCCCAGTCAAACAGACGCAACCGCCGCTAAGGATTTAGAAAGAACTGTTCTCGAACAAATCGCATCTATTCTCGGCTGTCCCTTGGTACTGATGTTATCTTGGTCTTCTGGTGAAACCGATGCAGAAATTATAGTCAAGCCAATTGCTGATGATCAATTTGCAATTGTTGCGGATGCACAAGTAACTATTGAGTATGAAGCTCTCATCCAGTGGGCGCTTTCCCAAAATGGTTATCTGAATTTTGCCGTAGAGCATTTACCACCGGCAACCAGAGCATGGTTGAATGGTCCAGGAATTGGTCAAATTTTAATCATCGCATTACGTACTGCTGCTATTTATGAACCCACAGCCGTAGTGGTGATAGCAGACTCTAAGGAACGTCAATGGTTACAGCTAAGTCTCGATGCGACACAAACGCTGCTGAATCAATTCGCGTGGTCACGTCGTCAACAGCGAATTACCCAACTTTTAGAGTCTAGGAACCTGGAATTACAACAACTCAATTGGTATAAACATAGTCGTCTTGAGGAAATTCAAAGAACCACAGCGCTGTTACTCAGACAAATACATGATTTGGGTATTCCTAGTCATGATCTGACTCGGACACGTTACCAGTTACTATTGCAGCAGTTAGACCAGACAACCGCCTCCATGACTGGATTGCTCAAACAGGAACAATGGCATTTACATAAGAGTGGGGAGACTATGCCCATTTCTAGTTTACTCAAGCGATCGCTCGAACGAGTAGAAACTTTATTTCAGCAACACAAGTTATGGGTGAGTGTGCATGGTTTAGGACAATCGGGTGCAGAACAAGAATCAGTTAATAATTCTTCATTCCTGCAAGGAATTCACACCTCAAGCTATCCTTCCCCAATGGCGATCGCTGGTGATATTGTCAAATTTGAATTAGTCCTGCATCAATTATTAGTATTTGCCTGTCACCGTTCTCAAAGGGGAGGCAGAATTGATATCTGGTGTCGCCGTTCAGATGAGCAATTATTAGAATTATCCATTACAGATAATGGCATCATTGAAACACAGCTACTGGCAGAGTTAGATCAAAATACACCCAAGGATGTCTTAGCGCTCTCGGTTCTCGACCAACCTCCCGGCTTACATCTGCTGATTTGCCAAAACCTCATGCAGCAGCTAGGAGGAGAATTGCATATTTATCAGTTACCCGATAGTCGGGTAGTCAGCCGTTTAATTTTGCCGTTAGCTGTCAAAAATTATTAG
- a CDS encoding quinone-dependent dihydroorotate dehydrogenase: protein MDIYQVAISPLLFNFLKTDPEWLHQQTIRSLSWLSQTSNPSAHWVNQRLQHSLCLKDPRLGQNLFGLNFPNPLGLAAGFDKDGIAANIWSSLGFGFAELGTVTFVAQPGNPRPRLFRLPLDQAALNRMGFNNSGAAAMAARLAQDRQELACSIPIGINLGKSKVTPLEAAAGDYLNSFRLLKELGDYFVVNVSSPNTPGLRSLQDASMLSAILDLLHQENPAQKPIFVKIAPDLEWEAIADIIALAKTYQLAGIIATNTTIRRDGLKTQVIKQTGKSPLDEAGGISGAPVRDRSTEVIRFIWQQTQGKIPIIGVGGIFTPEDAWEKITAGASLIQVYTGWIYQGPMMVRRILEGLLLYLEKNKLNSITEAVGTCEKK, encoded by the coding sequence ATGGATATCTATCAAGTTGCAATTAGTCCACTATTATTCAATTTTCTCAAAACAGATCCAGAGTGGTTACATCAGCAGACAATTCGGAGTTTAAGCTGGCTATCACAAACCAGCAACCCTTCTGCTCATTGGGTAAATCAACGTCTCCAGCATTCTTTGTGTCTGAAAGATCCACGCCTGGGACAAAATTTGTTTGGGCTAAACTTCCCTAATCCTTTAGGGCTAGCAGCCGGTTTTGATAAAGATGGAATTGCTGCTAACATTTGGTCTAGCCTGGGTTTTGGCTTTGCCGAATTAGGAACTGTCACCTTTGTAGCACAACCAGGAAACCCGCGCCCCCGGTTATTTCGTTTACCATTGGATCAAGCTGCTCTCAATCGTATGGGTTTTAATAATAGCGGAGCTGCCGCAATGGCTGCAAGGTTAGCACAAGACCGACAAGAGTTAGCCTGCTCTATACCCATAGGGATAAATTTGGGTAAATCTAAGGTTACACCATTAGAGGCTGCCGCAGGAGATTATCTTAACAGTTTTCGTTTACTCAAAGAGTTGGGCGACTATTTTGTAGTGAATGTCTCTTCTCCCAATACTCCAGGGTTGCGATCGCTCCAAGATGCTTCTATGCTCAGTGCTATCTTGGATTTATTACACCAGGAAAACCCAGCACAAAAACCGATATTTGTCAAGATTGCCCCAGATTTAGAATGGGAGGCGATCGCTGACATTATTGCTTTAGCCAAAACTTACCAACTAGCCGGAATTATTGCCACCAACACCACCATCCGCCGTGATGGATTAAAAACTCAGGTAATTAAACAAACCGGCAAATCACCCCTGGATGAAGCCGGCGGAATTAGCGGTGCGCCAGTACGCGATCGCTCCACTGAAGTCATCCGGTTTATTTGGCAGCAAACCCAAGGAAAAATCCCCATTATCGGCGTTGGTGGCATTTTTACCCCAGAAGACGCTTGGGAAAAAATCACGGCTGGTGCCAGTCTAATTCAAGTATATACCGGCTGGATCTACCAAGGGCCGATGATGGTACGCCGCATTCTCGAAGGTTTGCTTTTATACCTGGAAAAAAATAAGTTAAATTCCATCACCGAAGCCGTAGGTACGTGTGAAAAAAAGTAA
- a CDS encoding response regulator, which yields MISWSSNYTNSTEEEFGGSPPIKKVNNIDNNHGLELQNLAGYPLNLFEEHLLLEKSKIAPAGMNSDIYGYDSLISITPQATASTVVNSVDSELPTILVVDDHTMSRISAAALLSMEGYEVIEAESGHTALLMVKQKQPDLILLDVMMPIMDGFEVCQRLKQDEHTRLIPIIFITALNDRRSRIRGIEVGADDFLSKPFDNVELTARVKSLVRQKRLNEDLDHAEKVLFSIARAIESRDPNTGDHCERLVKIGQAFGEYLHLSRYQIRDLMWGGYLHDIGKVGIPDAVLLKKGKLTPEDWIIMKQHVLIGEQICLPLRSMQGVIPIIRNHHERWDGSGYPDGLKGDDIPYLAQIFQIIDIYDALTSERPYKKPFSLEEAICILQQETDSGWRNPKLVQQFIEFISYRCSIASV from the coding sequence GTGATTTCATGGAGTTCCAACTATACAAACTCTACTGAAGAAGAATTTGGAGGTTCGCCCCCCATAAAAAAAGTAAATAATATTGACAACAATCATGGATTAGAATTGCAAAATTTGGCAGGTTATCCCTTAAACTTATTTGAGGAACACCTTTTGCTAGAAAAGTCAAAAATAGCACCTGCTGGGATGAACAGTGATATTTATGGTTACGATTCTTTAATATCTATAACTCCACAAGCCACAGCTTCTACTGTAGTGAACAGTGTTGATTCAGAATTGCCGACAATTTTAGTGGTTGATGATCATACCATGAGTCGGATCAGTGCTGCTGCCCTTTTGTCGATGGAAGGATACGAAGTGATTGAGGCGGAAAGTGGTCATACGGCTTTACTGATGGTGAAACAAAAACAACCAGATTTAATTTTACTGGATGTGATGATGCCGATCATGGATGGGTTTGAAGTGTGTCAGAGGCTGAAGCAGGATGAACATACTAGGCTCATACCAATAATTTTTATTACAGCCTTAAATGACAGGCGATCGCGCATCCGGGGAATTGAAGTCGGGGCGGATGATTTTCTGAGCAAACCTTTTGACAACGTAGAACTAACAGCGCGTGTTAAGTCCTTAGTGCGTCAGAAGCGCTTGAATGAAGATTTAGACCACGCAGAGAAAGTGCTGTTTTCGATTGCTAGAGCCATTGAAAGTCGTGATCCCAATACAGGCGATCACTGCGAACGGCTAGTCAAAATAGGACAGGCTTTTGGGGAATACCTCCATCTCTCACGCTACCAAATTCGAGATTTAATGTGGGGTGGTTATCTTCACGATATCGGCAAAGTGGGTATTCCCGACGCGGTGTTACTGAAAAAAGGCAAACTCACCCCCGAAGATTGGATAATTATGAAGCAGCACGTTTTGATAGGGGAACAAATTTGCCTACCACTTCGTAGTATGCAGGGTGTCATTCCCATTATTCGCAATCACCATGAGCGCTGGGATGGATCAGGCTATCCAGATGGATTAAAAGGGGATGATATTCCTTATCTGGCACAAATATTTCAGATCATTGATATTTATGATGCCCTAACTAGTGAACGACCTTATAAAAAACCGTTTAGTTTGGAAGAAGCAATATGTATACTGCAGCAAGAAACTGATTCAGGTTGGCGCAATCCCAAACTGGTACAGCAGTTTATCGAGTTTATCTCCTACCGATGTTCCATAGCCTCTGTCTAA